A stretch of DNA from Henriciella sp. AS95:
AGGCTGGTGCGCAGTGAAGACGAATGGATGGCCGTTCCGCCTGCTGAGAGCGAGGCTGGAAGCTAGGCGGGCGTGTCTACGCCATTCCCATCAGAAAGCCGATACCGACGGCGACGGCAAAACATGCGGTGATGATCGAAGTTTTGTAGAGGATGCGGGTCATGTCAGTCCTTGCTTGTCTGGCCAGTCTCGCGCCCTCGAATGCGAGCCGGTCTGATTGCAGGGTTAACGCGCACGCTTCGATTATCGTTCCCGTTTCGCGCCTTCGACCGTTTTTTTGGTCTTGTCGGCGGCGGCTTTCTCACTGGCTTTCTGAGCCTTCGTCCGGCCAAATCTGGCGCGGTTCTCCTCGGCTTTCTGCTCTTTGTCGGCCCGCGCTTTGGCCTTGCGAGCCTTGT
This window harbors:
- a CDS encoding DUF4169 family protein; the protein is MTSPINLNKARKAKARADKEQKAEENRARFGRTKAQKASEKAAADKTKKTVEGAKRER